The genomic stretch AGGCCGGCATCCGGCTTGGCCGCGCCGTATTCGCGCGCGCCCAGCTGGAAGCGGAACAGGCTGGCGATGCCGATCGCGGCCAGGTCGGCGTTGCCGTTGGTCAACGCGGCAATCGGCAGGTGCGCGGCGATGCGCTGCAGGCCCTCGTGCGCGTCGGGGTAGAAGTCCACCCGGTTGCGCTCCTGGAAGAAGATCGCGTACGCCGCACTGGCCAGCGCCGGGTCGTCGCCGCTCTCGTGCAGTGCGCGCTCGATGGTCAGCCGGCGCAGCAGGCCGAGGTCGTGCGCGTGCTGCGGGAACTCGCTGAACACCCGCTCGCGCAACGCGCGCATTTCGCTGATCGGGAAACGCTCGGCGGTGCGCGGGCTGTGCTCGGCGAACCAGGCGTGCAGGGCGGTTTCGATGCGCTCCCCGATCGGGGCGAACGGCCACAGGGTGTCGTCGAGATCGAAGGTGATGGCGCGGATAGGGAGGTTCACGCCGCCATTGTAGGCCGGCCGGTCAGCGCGCGCGTCCTGCGTGGCCCTGCGTGGCGCCGGCCTACTCGAGCAGCCGGGCCCAGCCGTCCATGCCCTCCACGCGCGCCAGCAGGATCTTCACGCAGACCAGCATCGGCACCGCCAGCAGCAGGCCGATGATGCCCCACAGCCAGCCGAACACCATCAGCGCCAGGATCAGCACCAGCGGCGACAGCGCCATCCGCCGGCCCAGGATGATCGGGGTGACGATCTGCCCTTCCAGCGTGTGCAGGCCCAGGTAGATCGCCGCCGGCAGCAGCGCGCGCAGCGGTTCTTCGTAGCTGGAGAAGCCCATCAGCAGCATCAGCACGATGCCGATCAGCGGGCCGACGTAGGGCGCGAAATTGAGCAGCATCGCCATCGTGCCCCACAGCAGCGCCTCGTCCAGCGGCATGTCGAGGAAGAACGCCAGGCAGCCGGCGAAGGCCAGGCCCACCACCGCATTGATCGCGCTGATGGTGAGCACGTAGCGGCTGATCTCGATCTCGATCGCGTGCAGGATCTCCACTGTCAGTTTCTTCTTCTGCCGGTCCGGCAGCAGCGCGATCGCATGGCGCTGCAGGTCCTGGCCGTAGACCATGAAGAAGAAGGTCAGCAGCACCACCGCCAGTACCGAGGCCACCATCATCGGCGTCGCGGTCAGCGACTTGTACGGGTCGTTGACCTCGGTGCGCACCACCTGCACCGGCTTGGCGGTGCTTTCGCCGCCGGCCACACGGGCGATGTTCTCGGCGGCCTTGTTGGCTTCCTGCACCGGCTTGGTGAGCTTCTGCAGCTTCGGCGTCAGCGTGCGCAGCTCGCGCGGGGCCTCGCGCACCCAGTCGCTGGCCGGCTGCACCAGCTGCAACCCCAGCAGGATGGTCAGCGCGATGCCGCCGCACAGGACCGCCAGCGCGGCCAGGAAGCGCGGCACCCGCATGCGCTGCAGCAGGCGGATGATGGGGTTGCCGATGAGGGCGAAAAACATCGCCAGCAGCACCGGCAGCACCAGGTCTTGGGTGGCCCACAGCGTGTAACCCACCGCCAGGATCGCCAGCACCACCAGCGACAGCGGGCCGCGCGGCCTGGGCGCAATCGGGGTGGGTTCGGCGGTTGCCGCAGGCGGCGTGGCCGCTGCGGGATCGGCCACGCTCATGGCAGCCCCTGCGGCGGCGCGGCGGTGGCCTGGCGCACGGCGTCATGCACTTCCTCGTGTACCTCTTCCTTCGCCGCCTCGGCGGTCTGGGCGCCTGCCTGCAGGCCGGCCAGCAGCGGAGCGAACGTGCGCACCAGCGCCAGCAGGCCGCCGCCGCCACCGACCACCATGGGTTGGGTCCGCCCGGCGACGAAACCGCTGACCAGGCCCACCACCACGATCCGGCCCGGCGTCCAGGCCGCGCGCCAGCTGTGGCTGAACTGCTGCCAGCGACCCACGGCCTCGCGTTCGCGGGCCTCCAGCGCTTCTTCCGCCTGTTTGACCTTGGTGAGCAGGGCGTCGAATCCCATCGCGGTTCCCTTATGGTGGCGTGACGTCGATGCCCAGGCCCTTCTTGGGCGGAGCGCCGGTCTGTGCTTCGGCTTCGGCCACCCGTTCGGCGGCGGCCTCGCTGGACTGCACGCCACCGGCATCGGGCATGAAGTCCGCCAGTTCGCCAATGCCGAGCCTTGCCAGCTGGCGGCGCGTGGCCTTCATGCGGGTGTGTTCGAAATAGTGGATGGCCGCCCAGGTCGCCGCCACGGTTGCGCCGATGCTGAGCGCGGCCGCGATCAGCAGCGCCAGCATCCATGACAGGCCGGCCACCTGCATCGCTGCCACCATCGCCGCCATCAGCAGCAGCCAGGCGGAGGCGCCAAAGGCGATCGCGACGCCGGTGAAGGCCAGGGTGCGGCCGAATGCGCTGCGCGCCAGCGAGATGTCCGCGGCCAGCAGGATGCGCAGCGCCTTGGCGGCATCGCCGGCCGCCTTCAGCCCGGCACGCCCCTCGTCACGCAGGCCGCGCAGGGTCTCTTCGATGCCGGGTGCGTCCGCAGCCGGCGCGTCACTCGCCGGCGCGCCCCGCGGCGGGGCCTGCGGGGCGTCCTCGTTGGCATGCATGGTTGCTTACTTGTCGCTGCGGCCGAGCCTGGAAATGATCCAGCCGGCAGCGAATGCCGCGCCGAACGCCACCAGCGGGCGCTCGCGGATCAGTTCGGCGGCGCTGTCCAGCAGGTCGCGGCCCTTGTCCATCAGCGCGCCGGCCTGCTCGCCGGCCGCAGCGCCCAGGTGCTCGGCGGCGCCCAGGCCGGACAGCGCGCCGTCGGCGAGTTCCGCCTTCATCTGCGCCTTGCCCAACCGCAGTTCGTCCCCGGCCACGGCCGCCGCGCTGCGGACCGCACCGCCGGCGGCGGTGGCCGCCTGCTTGATGTGCGTGCCCGCTTCGCCCAGGCCGCTCTTGACCGCATCGGTGTGTTCGCTCATCTGACGCATCCTCGCGTTGGGAGTGGGAAGAGGCAGTGTCGCACCGTTCCGGTGAGGGAAGTGTCAGCGCATCGGCACGTTGTAGGCGCGGCCGTTGCGCAGCACCTGCAGCACCAGCTGGTCGCTGCCGCGGGACAGGCTGGCGCGGAAGCCGGTGAGGTCGCTGAAGTCGCCGCTGCTGGCGGTGAGGATCACGTCGCCGGGCTGCAGGTAGTTCTGCTGCGCGCGGCTGCCGCGCTCCACCTTCTCCACCAGCACGCCGGCCAGGCCCTGGCGGCGCAGCGATTCCGGCAGTTCGGCGAAGCTGGCGCCGGCCAGGCGCGCGTCCAGCTGGCCGCCATCCAGCGCCTTCGGCGCCTCGCGCAGGCCGCTGGCGATCTTGAGCGGCTTGCCTTCGCGCAGCACGTCCAGGGTCACCCGCGCGTCCGGTGCCTGCAGGCCCTGGAAGTTGCGCAGCGCCTCGGCGTTGTCCACCGGCTGGCCGTTGGCGGCCACCACCACGTCGCCCACCTTCAGTCCGGCCGCGCCGCCGGCCGAGCCGGGATAGACGCGGGTGACCACCGCGCCGCGCGCCTCGGCCAGGCCCAGGCCCTTGGCGATGCGCGCGTCCACGTCCTGGGTGTCGATGCCCAGGGTGCCGCGGCGGACCACGCCGCCGACCAGCAGCTGGTCCTTGATCCGGCTCGCCAGGTTGGAGGGAATGGCGAAGCCCAGGCCGATGTTGCCGGCCATCGACCCGCGCGGGTTGAAGCTGGCGGTGTTGATGCCCACCAGCTCGCCGTTGAGGTTGACCAGCGCGCCACCGGAATTGCCGGGATTGATGCTGGCGTCGGTCTGGATGAAGTTCTGGTAGCCCGCGCCGGGCAGGTTGTTGCGGCCCACCGCGGAGACGATGCCGCTGGTCACGGTCTGGCCGACGCCGAAGGGGTTGCCGATGGCGACCACGAAGTCGCCGATCTGCAGCGCATCGCTGTTCGCCACCGGGATCGCGGTGAGGTTCTGCGCCGGGATGCGCATCAGCGCGATGTCGGTGTCGGCGTCGTTGCCCACGAACTCCGCCTTCAGGCTGCGCCCGTCGGCCAGCGTGACCTGCACCTCGTCGGCGTCCTCGACCACGTGGTTGTTGGTCAGCACCAGCCCGCGCTGCGCATCGATGATCACGCCCGACCCCAGCGACTGCGCGATGCGCTCCTGCGGGATGCCGAAGATGCGGCGGAACACCGGGTCATCGCCGAACGGCGTGTTCACCCGCACCCGCTGCTTGGTGTTCACGCTGACCACCGCCGGCAGCACCTTCTTCAGCATCGGTGCCAGTGACGGCAGCGGCGTGCCGTTGACGGCGGTCGGCAGCGCGGCGGCTGCCGGCACCGCCGCGCTTGCGGTCGGGGCGGCGGCAGCCGGCTGCTCCAGCATCAGGTTCAGGCCGGTGGCGGCAAAGCCGCCGAACGCGGCGGCGGCGGTCAGGGCGAGCAGGGTCTTGGTGGCGGTCTTCATGCGGTGATACGTGGGGCAAGGCTGGTGACGGGACAAGTATTGCCGAGTCTCGTGATGGCACGCGCAATCCTGGCTGAAGGCGGCCCGGGCGGGGGGGGCGGCAGGGAGGCATTGCCGGCGCTGCCCATGCACCGCGCTGCAACATTTCCGCATTCAGTTCCACGGCTGGAAACCGTGGCTTGCCGTGGAACCCGCATTGCCGGGCGATCTCAGCTAGGCGCCCGGAAACGCAAGCCTCCGGGCGCAAATTTTGGCGTTGACTTGGCCCGGGGGCGTGGCTATCGTCCATCGGGTTGGGCCACTAGATCTAGTGGTTCGTGATTGCAGGAAAACCCAAGGCTAGTGGCGCAGGGGCGCCGCCGGATACGGGGCAACGACGTCGGCAGGGGAGCGGCGCGTGACGAAGCAAGAACCGGCGGCAACGCCATCACATTGAGAAAGCTGCAGGCTGCGCGCCCCGCGCGGCCTGCATCGTCGCCCCCGTCGGAAGCCGGGGGCGGGGCACGGGCAACGGATCCGCCAGCTGGCGGGTCTATAAAGACAGGAGAGTCGAAGGGCATGAGCACGGCGAGGCTTGAAGCGGTGACCACGGACGCAAATCAGGACATTCCGATGCAGCCGGCGTCGGTGGACATCTGGGACAAGAAGTACCGCCTGAAGACCAAGCAGGGGGCGCCGCTGGATGCCGACATCGACGGCACCTACAAACGCGTCGCCAAGGCGCTGTCCGAAGCCGAGCCCACCGCCGAGCTGCAGCAGTACTGGCAGGAGCGTTTCACTTGGGCGCTGCGCCGCGGCGCGATCCCGGCCGGCCGCATCACCTCCAACGCCGGCGCGCAGGAACACAAGCCCGCCACCTCGACGATCAACTGCACCGTCTCCGGCACCATCGAAGACTCGATGGACGGCATCCTGGACAAGGTCCACGAAGCCGGCCTGACCCTGAAGGCCGGCTGCGGCATCGGCTACGAATTCAGCACGCTGCGTCCGCGCGGCGCGTTCGTCGCCGGCGCCGGCGCCTACACCTCCGGCCCGATGTCCTTCATGGATATCTACGACAAGATGTGCTTCACCGTGTCCTCCGCCGGCGGCCGCCGTGGCGCGCAGATGGGCACGTTCGACGTCAGCCATCCGGACGTGAAGGACTTCATCCGCGCCAAGCGCGAGGACGGCCGGCTGCGCCAGTTCAACCTGTCCCTGCTGATCACCGACGGCTTCATGCAGGCGGTGGAGAACGACGCCGACTGGCCGCTGGTGTTCCCGGTGAACATCAAGGAAAAGGGCGAGATCGACCTGGACGATCCGGAGCAGGTGGTCTGGCGCGAATGGCCCACCCACCGCAACTACATCGCCCGCGAGGACGGGCTGGTGGCCTGCAAGATCTACGGCCACATCCGCGCCCGCCACCTGTGGGACATGATCATGGTCTCGACGTACGACTACGCCGAGCCGGGGTTCATCCTGATCGACAAGGTCAACGAGATGAACAACAACTGGTGGTGCGAGACCATCCGCGCCACCAACCCCTGCGGCGAGCAGCCGCTGCCGCCCTACGGCGCCTGCCTGCTGGGTTCGGTCAACCTGACCAAGTTCGTCAAGCATCCCTTCACCGACCAGGCCACGTTCGACTGGGAGGAATACAAGGAAGTGGTGCGCGTGTTCACCCGCATGCTGGACAACGTGGTCGAGGTCAACGGCCTGCCGCTGCAGCAGCAGCGTGACGAGATCATGCGCAAGCGCCGCCACGGCATGGGCTTCCTGGGCCTGGGCAGCACCATGACCATGCTGAAGATGAAGTACGGCAGCAAGGAGTCCTGCGAGTTCACCGAGCGCATCGCCCGCGACATGGCCGTGGCCGGCTGGGAAACCGGTCTGGCGCTGGCCAAGGAAAAGGGCCCGGCGCCGATCATGGAGGAGACCTTCGACGTCACCGCCGAGATGCTGCGCAAGCGCCCGGAGATGAAGAAGGACGGCTGGAAGGTCGGCCAGAAGATCGCCGGCAAGGCCCTGCACGCGCGCTATTCGCGCTACATGCAGAAGGTCGCCGAGGTGGCGCCGGAACTGGTGGCGGAACTGGCCGAAACCGGCGCCCGCTTCACCCACCACAGCTCCATCGCGCCCACCGGCACCATCTCGCTGAGCCTGGCCAACAACGCCTCCAACGGCATCGAGCCCAGCTTCGCCCACCACTACAGCCGCAACGTGATCCGCGAAGGCAAGAAGACCAAGGAAAAGGTCGACGTGTTCTCCTTCGAGCTGCTGGCCTACCGCGAGCTGGTCAACCCGAAGGCCATGCCCTACGCCGAGGACGCCGCCGCCAAGCTGCCGGATTACTTCATCGCCGCCGACGACATCAGCCCGAAGGAGCACGTGGACGTGCAGGCAGCGGCGCAGAAGTGGGTGGACAGCTCGATCTCCAAGACCGCGAACGTCCCCACGGATTACCCGTACGAGGACTTCAAGGACATCTACCGCTACGCCTACCAGCAGGGCCTGAAGGGCTGCACCACCTTCCGCTTCAACCCCGCCGCCTTCCAGGGCGTGCTGGTGAAGGAAGCCGACCTGGAGAACACCACCTACCGCTTCGAACTGGAAGACGGCCAGGTGGTGGAGGTGAAGGGCAACGAGCAGATCGAATACGACGGCGAAATCCACACCGCGGCCAACCTCTTCGACGCCCTCAAGGAAGGGTATTACGGCAAGTTCTGACGGGCCGGCCAACGGCGCGCGCGGCAATCACTGCACGCGCGCGCGGCCGGGTATAGGATCGCGCTGTTGTACCCACCAACCCACGCCCCGGAGGGCACATGAGCAATGGAGATGGAGTGACGGCGACGCTGTCGGATGCCGTTGAAACTGCGAAAGAGAAGGTTGTCGAAGTCGGCGGCGCAGTCGCCAGCACTGCCAGCGCCACCGTGGCCAAGGCGAAGAAAGCCGCCAAGTCCGCGGAGAAGAAAGTGAAGACCGAAGTGGCCAAGGCGAAGAAGGCGGTCACCAAGACCGTGGCCGTGGCCAAGAAGAAGCTCGAAGCCGCCAGCAAGGATGCCAAGAAGGAAGTGGCCAGCCTGAAGAAGAAGGTGGCCGGCAAGAAGCCTGCGGCGAAGAAGGCCGCGAACAAGGCGGTTGCCAAGAAGCCCGCGGCGAAGAAGGCCGCTGCCAAGAAGGCGCCCGCTAAGAAGGCACCGGCAAAGAAGGCGGCCGCGAAGAAGGCGGTAGCCCGGAAGCCGGCGGCGAAGAAGGCCGTCGCGAAGAAGGCTCCGGCCAAGAAGGCACCGGCAAAGAAGGTGGCCAAGAAGGCGCCTGCGAAGAAGGCCGTTGCCAAGAAGGCCGTCGCCAAGAAGGCACCTGCGAAGAAGGCGGTCGCCAAGAAAGCGCCTGCCAAGAAAGCAATGAAGAAAGCGGCCAAGAAGACCGCCCGGAAGTAAGCCTGTCCTGCGCCCGCCCGGCACGCCGGGCGTGGCGCGCATCCCGCACGCAACGCACGCAGACAACCAGAGTCAGGACCATGACCGTCAGGATCGAAAAGAAAATCAAGGGCTACGCCGTCGTCACCCCGGACGACAAGGCAAAGGAAAGCGCTAGGGCCGCGGAACCCGCGCCGGCCGCCGCCGCGCCCGAAG from Thermomonas sp. XSG encodes the following:
- a CDS encoding AI-2E family transporter is translated as MSVADPAAATPPAATAEPTPIAPRPRGPLSLVVLAILAVGYTLWATQDLVLPVLLAMFFALIGNPIIRLLQRMRVPRFLAALAVLCGGIALTILLGLQLVQPASDWVREAPRELRTLTPKLQKLTKPVQEANKAAENIARVAGGESTAKPVQVVRTEVNDPYKSLTATPMMVASVLAVVLLTFFFMVYGQDLQRHAIALLPDRQKKKLTVEILHAIEIEISRYVLTISAINAVVGLAFAGCLAFFLDMPLDEALLWGTMAMLLNFAPYVGPLIGIVLMLLMGFSSYEEPLRALLPAAIYLGLHTLEGQIVTPIILGRRMALSPLVLILALMVFGWLWGIIGLLLAVPMLVCVKILLARVEGMDGWARLLE
- a CDS encoding HAD-IA family hydrolase codes for the protein MNLPIRAITFDLDDTLWPFAPIGERIETALHAWFAEHSPRTAERFPISEMRALRERVFSEFPQHAHDLGLLRRLTIERALHESGDDPALASAAYAIFFQERNRVDFYPDAHEGLQRIAAHLPIAALTNGNADLAAIGIASLFRFQLGAREYGAAKPDAGLFHEACRRLGCAPGEVLHVGDHPHMDVAGAANAGLRSCWIDRGDHAWPEPLARADLHIPTLTALADWLDAGALFENAA
- a CDS encoding Do family serine endopeptidase, coding for MKTATKTLLALTAAAAFGGFAATGLNLMLEQPAAAAPTASAAVPAAAALPTAVNGTPLPSLAPMLKKVLPAVVSVNTKQRVRVNTPFGDDPVFRRIFGIPQERIAQSLGSGVIIDAQRGLVLTNNHVVEDADEVQVTLADGRSLKAEFVGNDADTDIALMRIPAQNLTAIPVANSDALQIGDFVVAIGNPFGVGQTVTSGIVSAVGRNNLPGAGYQNFIQTDASINPGNSGGALVNLNGELVGINTASFNPRGSMAGNIGLGFAIPSNLASRIKDQLLVGGVVRRGTLGIDTQDVDARIAKGLGLAEARGAVVTRVYPGSAGGAAGLKVGDVVVAANGQPVDNAEALRNFQGLQAPDARVTLDVLREGKPLKIASGLREAPKALDGGQLDARLAGASFAELPESLRRQGLAGVLVEKVERGSRAQQNYLQPGDVILTASSGDFSDLTGFRASLSRGSDQLVLQVLRNGRAYNVPMR
- a CDS encoding adenosylcobalamin-dependent ribonucleoside-diphosphate reductase, producing the protein MSTARLEAVTTDANQDIPMQPASVDIWDKKYRLKTKQGAPLDADIDGTYKRVAKALSEAEPTAELQQYWQERFTWALRRGAIPAGRITSNAGAQEHKPATSTINCTVSGTIEDSMDGILDKVHEAGLTLKAGCGIGYEFSTLRPRGAFVAGAGAYTSGPMSFMDIYDKMCFTVSSAGGRRGAQMGTFDVSHPDVKDFIRAKREDGRLRQFNLSLLITDGFMQAVENDADWPLVFPVNIKEKGEIDLDDPEQVVWREWPTHRNYIAREDGLVACKIYGHIRARHLWDMIMVSTYDYAEPGFILIDKVNEMNNNWWCETIRATNPCGEQPLPPYGACLLGSVNLTKFVKHPFTDQATFDWEEYKEVVRVFTRMLDNVVEVNGLPLQQQRDEIMRKRRHGMGFLGLGSTMTMLKMKYGSKESCEFTERIARDMAVAGWETGLALAKEKGPAPIMEETFDVTAEMLRKRPEMKKDGWKVGQKIAGKALHARYSRYMQKVAEVAPELVAELAETGARFTHHSSIAPTGTISLSLANNASNGIEPSFAHHYSRNVIREGKKTKEKVDVFSFELLAYRELVNPKAMPYAEDAAAKLPDYFIAADDISPKEHVDVQAAAQKWVDSSISKTANVPTDYPYEDFKDIYRYAYQQGLKGCTTFRFNPAAFQGVLVKEADLENTTYRFELEDGQVVEVKGNEQIEYDGEIHTAANLFDALKEGYYGKF
- a CDS encoding phage holin family protein, whose product is MHANEDAPQAPPRGAPASDAPAADAPGIEETLRGLRDEGRAGLKAAGDAAKALRILLAADISLARSAFGRTLAFTGVAIAFGASAWLLLMAAMVAAMQVAGLSWMLALLIAAALSIGATVAATWAAIHYFEHTRMKATRRQLARLGIGELADFMPDAGGVQSSEAAAERVAEAEAQTGAPPKKGLGIDVTPP
- a CDS encoding histone H1-like repetitive region-containing protein, which gives rise to MSNGDGVTATLSDAVETAKEKVVEVGGAVASTASATVAKAKKAAKSAEKKVKTEVAKAKKAVTKTVAVAKKKLEAASKDAKKEVASLKKKVAGKKPAAKKAANKAVAKKPAAKKAAAKKAPAKKAPAKKAAAKKAVARKPAAKKAVAKKAPAKKAPAKKVAKKAPAKKAVAKKAVAKKAPAKKAVAKKAPAKKAMKKAAKKTARK